In a genomic window of Pseudomonas putida:
- the paaE gene encoding 1,2-phenylacetyl-CoA epoxidase subunit PaaE, with amino-acid sequence MSKFHSLTIKDVRTETRDAVSIAFEIPQDLQDSFHFTQGQHLVMRTQLDGEEVRRSYSICTGVNDGELRVAIKRVAGGRFSAYANEQLKAGQTLEVMPPAGHFSVELDPARHGQYLAVAAGSGITPILSIIKTTLETEPHSRVTLLYGNRSSSGALFREQLEDLKNRYLQRLNLIFVFSREQQDVDLYNGRINAEKCEQLFSRWLDVKALDAAFICGPQEMTETVRDSLKAKGMDPARIHFELFAAAGSQQKREAREAARQVDSAVSHITVISDGRALGFDLPRNSQSILDAGNAIGAELPYSCKAGVCSTCKCKVIEGEVEMDTNHALEDYEVAAGYVLSCQAFPVTDKVVLDFDQL; translated from the coding sequence ATGAGCAAATTTCACAGCCTGACCATCAAGGACGTGCGCACCGAGACCCGTGACGCGGTGTCCATCGCCTTCGAGATTCCGCAAGACCTGCAAGATAGCTTCCACTTCACCCAGGGTCAGCACCTGGTGATGCGCACCCAGCTGGACGGCGAAGAAGTGCGTCGCTCCTACTCGATCTGCACCGGCGTCAACGACGGTGAACTGCGCGTAGCCATCAAGCGCGTGGCCGGCGGGCGTTTTTCCGCCTACGCCAACGAACAACTCAAAGCCGGGCAAACCCTGGAAGTCATGCCACCAGCCGGCCACTTCAGCGTCGAACTCGACCCGGCTCGCCATGGCCAATACTTGGCGGTCGCCGCCGGCAGCGGCATCACGCCGATCCTGTCGATCATCAAGACCACCCTGGAAACCGAGCCCCACAGCCGCGTCACCCTGCTGTACGGCAACCGTTCCAGCTCCGGCGCGCTGTTCCGCGAACAGCTGGAAGACCTGAAGAACCGTTACCTGCAACGCCTGAACCTGATCTTCGTGTTCAGCCGCGAGCAGCAGGACGTCGACCTGTACAACGGCCGGATCAACGCCGAGAAATGCGAGCAACTGTTCAGCCGCTGGCTCGACGTGAAAGCCCTCGACGCCGCCTTCATCTGCGGCCCGCAGGAAATGACCGAGACCGTGCGCGACAGCCTGAAAGCCAAGGGCATGGACCCTGCGCGCATTCACTTCGAACTGTTCGCCGCCGCCGGCAGCCAGCAGAAACGCGAAGCCCGTGAAGCGGCTCGCCAGGTGGATTCGGCGGTCAGCCACATCACCGTGATCAGCGACGGCCGCGCCCTGGGCTTCGACCTGCCGCGCAACAGCCAGAGCATCCTCGACGCCGGCAACGCCATCGGCGCCGAACTGCCCTACTCGTGCAAGGCCGGCGTGTGCTCGACCTGCAAATGCAAGGTCATCGAAGGCGAAGTGGAAATGGACACCAACCACGCCCTGGAAGACTACGAAGTGGCGGCCGGCTACGTCCTGTCGTGCCAGGCCTTCCCGGTCACCGACAAGGTGGTGCTGGACTTCGACCAGCTCTGA
- the paaZ gene encoding phenylacetic acid degradation bifunctional protein PaaZ: protein MSHAPTLQSFIAGRWIGQQGAQVLRSAIDGHEIFRTHEERPDFAEAIEHGRRQGVSGLMALDFQQRAQRLKALALYLAERKEQLYAISHHSGATRADSWIDIEGGNSTLFTYASLGSRELPSGNVVHEGPAMQLSKMGSFAGTHILVPRGGVAVHINAFNFPIWGMLEKFAPSFLAGMPCIVKPASATSYLTEAVVRLMDESGLLPAGSLQLIIGGTGDLLDRLQGQDVVTFTGSADTAAKLRVNPNLIRNSVPFTAEADSLNCAILAPDVTPDDEEFELFIKEVAKEMTTKAGQKCTAIRRAIVPAKHIDAVATRLRDRLAKVVVGDPSVEGVRMGALASHDQQKDVAERLEMLLQSSDLLFGARDGFEPRGVNVDKGAFFAPTLLQARDPHAEGGAHDIEAFGPVSTLMAYDDIDEALALAARGKGSLVASLVTKDPQIAAKAVPVAAALHGRLLVLDRNCAGESTGHGSPLPQLKHGGPGRAGGGEELGGLRAVKHYLQRAAVQGSPTMLAAVTGEYVRGAKVIETEVHPFRRYFQDLQIGESLLTHRRTVTEADLVNFGCLSGDHFYMHFDDIAAKESQFGKRIAHGYFVLSAAAGLFVSPGVGPVLANYGLDTLRFINPVGIGDTIQARLTCKRKIDQGKKSPQGVPQGVVAWDVEVTNQLGELVASYDILTLVVKRED from the coding sequence ATGTCCCACGCCCCTACCCTGCAAAGCTTCATCGCCGGCCGCTGGATCGGCCAGCAAGGCGCGCAAGTCCTGCGCAGCGCCATCGACGGCCATGAAATCTTCCGCACCCATGAAGAGCGTCCGGACTTCGCCGAAGCCATCGAACACGGTCGCCGCCAAGGCGTCAGCGGCCTGATGGCGCTGGACTTCCAGCAACGCGCCCAGCGCCTCAAGGCCCTGGCCCTGTACCTGGCCGAGCGCAAGGAACAGCTCTACGCGATTTCCCACCACAGCGGCGCCACCCGTGCCGACAGCTGGATCGACATCGAAGGCGGTAACAGCACGCTGTTCACCTACGCCAGCCTGGGCTCGCGCGAGCTGCCGTCGGGCAACGTGGTCCACGAAGGCCCGGCCATGCAGCTGAGCAAGATGGGCTCCTTCGCCGGTACCCACATCCTGGTACCGCGCGGCGGCGTCGCCGTGCACATCAACGCCTTCAACTTCCCGATCTGGGGCATGTTGGAAAAGTTCGCGCCGAGCTTCCTCGCCGGCATGCCGTGCATCGTCAAGCCCGCCAGCGCCACCAGCTACCTGACCGAAGCCGTGGTGCGCCTGATGGACGAATCCGGCCTGCTGCCAGCGGGCAGCCTGCAACTGATCATCGGTGGCACCGGTGACCTGCTGGACCGCCTGCAAGGCCAGGACGTGGTGACCTTCACCGGTTCCGCCGACACCGCGGCCAAGCTGCGCGTAAACCCGAACCTGATTCGCAACTCGGTGCCGTTCACTGCCGAAGCCGACTCGCTGAACTGCGCGATCCTCGCTCCGGACGTCACCCCGGACGACGAAGAATTCGAGCTGTTCATCAAGGAAGTGGCCAAGGAAATGACCACCAAGGCCGGGCAGAAATGCACCGCCATCCGCCGCGCCATCGTGCCGGCCAAGCACATTGATGCCGTGGCCACGCGTCTGCGTGATCGCCTGGCCAAAGTCGTGGTTGGCGATCCGTCGGTGGAAGGCGTGCGCATGGGTGCACTGGCTTCCCACGATCAACAGAAAGACGTGGCCGAGCGCCTGGAAATGCTGTTGCAGAGCAGCGACCTGCTGTTCGGTGCCCGTGACGGCTTCGAGCCGCGCGGCGTGAACGTCGACAAGGGCGCGTTCTTCGCCCCGACCCTGTTGCAGGCCCGCGATCCGCACGCCGAAGGCGGCGCTCACGACATCGAAGCGTTCGGCCCGGTCAGCACCCTGATGGCCTACGACGACATCGACGAAGCCCTGGCCCTGGCCGCACGCGGCAAAGGCAGCCTGGTGGCCAGCCTGGTGACCAAGGATCCACAAATCGCCGCCAAGGCCGTTCCAGTCGCCGCAGCCCTGCACGGTCGTCTGCTGGTGCTGGACCGCAACTGCGCCGGTGAATCCACCGGTCACGGCTCGCCACTGCCACAACTCAAGCACGGCGGTCCGGGTCGTGCCGGTGGCGGTGAAGAACTCGGCGGCCTGCGTGCGGTGAAACACTACCTGCAACGCGCGGCGGTCCAGGGCTCGCCAACCATGCTGGCAGCGGTCACCGGTGAATACGTGCGTGGCGCCAAGGTCATCGAAACCGAAGTGCACCCGTTCCGTCGCTACTTCCAGGACCTGCAGATCGGCGAGTCGCTGCTGACCCACCGTCGCACCGTCACCGAGGCGGACCTGGTGAACTTCGGCTGCCTGTCGGGCGACCACTTCTACATGCACTTCGACGACATCGCGGCCAAGGAATCGCAATTCGGCAAGCGCATCGCCCACGGCTACTTCGTACTGTCGGCCGCGGCGGGCCTGTTTGTATCCCCTGGCGTCGGCCCGGTGCTGGCCAACTATGGCCTCGACACCCTGCGCTTCATCAACCCGGTGGGCATCGGCGACACCATCCAGGCGCGCCTGACCTGCAAACGCAAGATCGACCAGGGCAAGAAGAGCCCACAGGGCGTTCCGCAAGGGGTGGTGGCGTGGGATGTGGAAGTCACCAACCAGCTGGGTGAGCTGGTGGCCAGCTATGACATCTTGACGCTGGTGGTGAAGCGCGAGGATTGA
- a CDS encoding helix-turn-helix domain-containing protein — MSRPNDETLIAMPFGALHKWHGGMREAFAHIDEPDALQYLASALAQLVSIESMMISLERKDRPPQLLHQRGIAEQYQVSILDRYFSGGYLLDPFCFAVEQGLAQGFYHLEEIAPDNFFDSDYYKTYYLNAGCSEDSYYIVDTGNDTKISVSLYQGFGGECLRVDQLNLLRAVEPLVREFVSEFSRRGMLRNSAIQCDSEQKSADDLKHRVQSAFEQFGSDLLTEREREVAHMVLRGHSVKSTASQMNISPETVRMHRKNLYLKLEVGSQSELFALFIEWLRGH; from the coding sequence ATGAGCAGACCAAACGACGAAACGCTGATCGCGATGCCCTTCGGGGCATTGCACAAATGGCATGGGGGAATGCGCGAGGCATTCGCCCATATCGACGAGCCCGACGCCCTGCAATATTTGGCGTCGGCGTTGGCGCAGCTGGTGTCCATCGAATCGATGATGATCAGCCTGGAGCGCAAGGACCGTCCGCCGCAATTGCTGCATCAGCGCGGGATTGCCGAGCAATATCAGGTCTCGATTCTCGACCGCTATTTTTCCGGGGGCTATCTGCTCGACCCGTTCTGTTTCGCGGTGGAGCAGGGGTTGGCGCAAGGCTTCTATCACCTGGAAGAAATCGCGCCGGACAACTTTTTCGACAGCGACTACTACAAGACTTACTACCTGAATGCCGGCTGTTCGGAAGACAGCTACTACATCGTCGACACCGGCAACGACACCAAAATTTCCGTCAGTCTCTATCAAGGTTTCGGTGGTGAATGCCTGCGAGTCGACCAGTTGAATCTACTACGCGCGGTCGAACCGCTGGTGCGCGAGTTCGTCAGCGAATTCAGCCGTCGGGGCATGCTGCGCAATAGTGCGATTCAGTGCGATAGCGAGCAGAAGTCGGCTGATGACCTCAAGCATCGGGTGCAGTCCGCGTTCGAACAGTTCGGTAGTGACCTGCTCACCGAGCGCGAACGGGAAGTGGCGCACATGGTCCTGCGGGGCCACTCGGTGAAATCCACCGCCAGCCAGATGAACATCTCCCCGGAAACCGTGCGCATGCACCGCAAGAACCTGTATTTGAAGCTGGAAGTGGGGTCGCAGTCGGAGTTGTTTGCGCTGTTCATCGAGTGGTTGCGCGGGCACTGA
- a CDS encoding aminotransferase: MATPIKATPIKKVFSQAEEAALVKADKAHHMHGYHMFDEHAEQGSLNIVAGDGAYIYDTQGNRFLDAVGGMWCTNIGLGREEMAEAIADQVRQLAYSNPFSDMSNNVAIQLCEKLASLAPGDLDHVFLTTGGSTAVDTAYRLIQYYQNCRGKTEKKHVIARFNAYHGSTTLTMSIGNKAADRVPEFDYANPLIHHVYNPNPYRAPEGMDEAQFLEFLVKEFEDKILSIGADKVAGFFAEPVMGSGGVIIPPKGYLKRMWEVCQRYDILFVADEVVTSFGRLGKFFASKDVFDVQPDIITTAKGLTSAYLPLGACIFSDRIWKVIAEPGTGRCFTHGFTYSGHPVCCTAALKNIEIIERENLLAHVEDVGGYLEQRLATLRDLPLVGDVRCLKLMACVEFVADKRTKALFADEINIGEKIHSRAQAKGLLVRPIMHLNVMSPPLILTYAQVDEIVEILRECILEVAAELSASGQYAGQ; the protein is encoded by the coding sequence ATGGCTACTCCAATCAAGGCTACCCCGATCAAGAAAGTGTTCTCGCAGGCTGAAGAAGCCGCACTGGTCAAGGCCGACAAGGCCCACCACATGCACGGCTACCACATGTTCGACGAGCACGCCGAACAGGGCTCGCTGAATATCGTCGCCGGTGACGGCGCCTACATCTACGACACCCAGGGCAACCGTTTCCTCGATGCCGTGGGCGGCATGTGGTGCACCAACATCGGTTTGGGGCGTGAGGAAATGGCCGAGGCCATTGCCGATCAGGTACGGCAACTGGCGTATTCGAATCCGTTTTCCGACATGTCGAACAACGTGGCGATCCAGCTGTGCGAAAAGCTCGCCAGCCTGGCGCCGGGCGATCTTGATCACGTGTTCCTCACCACCGGTGGCTCCACCGCGGTCGACACCGCCTACCGGCTGATCCAGTACTACCAGAACTGCCGTGGCAAGACGGAGAAGAAGCACGTCATCGCCCGTTTCAACGCCTATCACGGCTCCACCACCCTGACCATGTCCATCGGCAACAAGGCCGCCGACCGGGTGCCGGAATTCGACTACGCCAACCCGCTGATCCACCACGTGTACAACCCCAACCCTTACCGCGCGCCGGAAGGCATGGATGAGGCGCAGTTCCTCGAATTCCTGGTCAAGGAGTTCGAAGACAAGATCCTCTCGATTGGCGCGGACAAGGTGGCCGGCTTCTTCGCCGAACCGGTGATGGGTTCGGGCGGGGTGATCATTCCGCCCAAGGGTTACCTCAAGCGCATGTGGGAAGTGTGCCAGCGCTACGACATCCTGTTTGTCGCCGATGAGGTGGTGACCTCGTTCGGGCGCCTGGGCAAGTTCTTCGCCTCCAAGGACGTGTTCGACGTGCAGCCGGACATCATCACCACCGCCAAGGGCCTGACCTCGGCCTATCTGCCGCTGGGCGCCTGCATCTTCTCCGATCGCATCTGGAAGGTGATTGCCGAACCGGGCACGGGCCGCTGCTTCACCCACGGTTTCACCTACAGTGGTCATCCGGTGTGCTGCACGGCGGCGCTGAAGAACATCGAGATCATCGAGCGGGAAAACCTGCTGGCCCATGTCGAGGATGTCGGCGGTTACCTGGAACAACGCCTGGCTACCCTGCGGGACCTGCCGCTGGTGGGGGATGTGCGCTGCCTGAAACTGATGGCCTGCGTTGAATTCGTCGCCGACAAGCGCACCAAGGCGTTGTTTGCCGACGAGATCAACATCGGCGAGAAGATCCATTCGCGGGCTCAGGCCAAAGGACTGTTGGTGCGGCCGATCATGCACCTGAACGTGATGTCGCCACCGTTGATCCTGACTTATGCACAGGTGGACGAGATCGTCGAGATCCTGCGCGAGTGCATCCTGGAAGTGGCGGCCGAGCTTTCTGCGAGCGGCCAGTACGCCGGCCAATGA
- a CDS encoding polyamine ABC transporter substrate-binding protein, giving the protein MRKTLKVISSLFVVSLAINAQAAQVDDSKTLRLYNWADYIGEKTLANFEKETGIKVIYDTFDAYETVQAKLLTGHSGYDLIVLNASLAPPLIKAKVFQPLDKKLLPSWNNLDPKVLQDLQGFDPGTTYSAPYTWGSNGVTYNVDKIKERMPDAPIGSLAMIFDPKIVSKFADCGVTLLDAPTEVIPLALKYLGRDPRSAAPEDLKAAQDVLLSVRPYIRKFDSVNYLTSLPNGDVCMAMTWSGDYATAMARAEEAKKQINLAYFIPKEGSLIWFDNMYIPADAPHVANAHKFLDYLMQPQVMADVSDYINYANSNAAATPLLNASVRDNPAIYPDEDVRQRLFPQKTQDAKDMRAITRVWSTVKSGI; this is encoded by the coding sequence ATGCGCAAGACACTGAAGGTGATTTCCAGTCTGTTTGTTGTTTCGTTGGCCATCAATGCCCAGGCCGCACAAGTGGACGACAGCAAAACGCTGCGGCTCTACAACTGGGCGGACTACATCGGCGAGAAGACGCTGGCGAATTTCGAGAAAGAAACCGGCATCAAAGTCATTTATGACACCTTCGACGCCTATGAGACGGTGCAGGCCAAACTGCTGACGGGCCACTCCGGCTACGACCTGATCGTGTTGAATGCCTCGCTGGCGCCACCGCTGATCAAGGCCAAGGTGTTCCAGCCGCTGGACAAGAAGTTGCTGCCGAGCTGGAACAATCTGGACCCGAAAGTCCTGCAGGACCTGCAAGGCTTCGACCCGGGCACCACGTACTCGGCGCCCTATACCTGGGGCAGCAACGGCGTGACCTACAACGTCGACAAGATCAAGGAACGCATGCCGGACGCGCCGATCGGTTCGCTGGCGATGATTTTCGATCCGAAGATCGTCTCCAAATTCGCCGACTGCGGCGTCACCCTGCTCGATGCGCCCACCGAAGTGATTCCGCTGGCGCTGAAATATCTGGGTCGTGACCCGCGAAGCGCCGCGCCAGAAGACCTCAAGGCCGCTCAGGATGTGCTGCTGTCGGTGCGGCCTTACATCCGCAAATTCGACTCGGTCAACTACCTGACCAGCTTGCCCAACGGCGATGTGTGCATGGCCATGACCTGGTCCGGCGACTACGCCACCGCCATGGCCCGTGCCGAAGAGGCGAAGAAGCAGATCAACCTGGCCTATTTCATTCCCAAGGAAGGCTCGCTGATCTGGTTCGACAACATGTACATCCCGGCGGACGCGCCCCACGTGGCCAACGCCCACAAGTTTCTCGACTACCTGATGCAACCCCAGGTGATGGCCGATGTGAGCGATTACATCAACTACGCCAACAGCAACGCGGCGGCCACGCCCCTGCTCAATGCCAGTGTGCGAGATAACCCGGCGATCTATCCCGATGAAGACGTGCGTCAACGGCTCTTCCCGCAGAAAACCCAGGACGCGAAAGACATGCGCGCCATTACGCGGGTGTGGAGCACGGTGAAGAGCGGGATCTGA
- a CDS encoding enoyl-CoA hydratase, which translates to MTDLIKQHLSDGVLTLTIDRPDKLNALTNAMYTRVADLLFAADENPDIGVIILTGGPNCFTSGNDLVDFLQEPPTHLDSPAFRLMRAVTHLTKPLIAAVCGAAIGIGTTLLLHCDQVLVTRNAKLRMPFVNIGLCPEFGASLLFPRLLGQARAARLLLLGEGFSGDEALAWGLANEAFDDGEQCLAAAEKIARRLLAMPRQALLESRQLMKQAGMAELQATLREENQLFIQRLNSTEAKTALNALLNRSTDK; encoded by the coding sequence ATGACCGACCTGATCAAACAACACCTGAGCGATGGCGTACTGACGCTGACCATCGACCGTCCGGACAAGCTCAATGCCCTGACCAACGCGATGTACACGCGCGTGGCCGACCTGCTGTTCGCCGCTGACGAAAACCCGGACATCGGGGTCATCATCCTCACCGGCGGCCCGAACTGTTTTACCAGTGGCAACGATCTGGTGGACTTCCTGCAAGAGCCGCCGACCCATCTGGACAGCCCGGCCTTCCGCCTGATGCGCGCCGTGACCCACCTGACAAAGCCGCTGATTGCCGCTGTGTGCGGCGCGGCCATCGGCATCGGCACCACCCTGCTGCTGCATTGCGATCAGGTGCTGGTGACGCGCAACGCCAAGCTGCGCATGCCGTTCGTCAACATTGGCCTGTGCCCGGAGTTCGGCGCCAGCCTGCTTTTCCCGCGCCTGCTCGGTCAGGCCCGTGCCGCACGTCTGCTGCTACTGGGCGAAGGCTTCAGTGGCGATGAAGCGCTGGCATGGGGCCTGGCCAACGAGGCCTTCGACGATGGCGAACAATGCCTGGCTGCGGCGGAAAAAATCGCCCGACGCTTGTTGGCGATGCCCCGGCAAGCCTTGCTTGAATCGCGCCAATTGATGAAGCAGGCCGGCATGGCCGAACTGCAAGCCACCCTGCGTGAAGAAAACCAGTTGTTCATTCAGCGCCTCAACAGCACTGAAGCCAAAACCGCCTTGAACGCACTGCTCAATCGCAGTACAGATAAGTAA
- a CDS encoding acetyl-CoA C-acyltransferase family protein, with translation MNTPEIFVVSAARTAIGSFGGSLKDVPPVDLATTAIKSALERAAVDPALVGHLVMGNVIPTETRDAYLSRVAAMNAGIPKETPAYNVNRLCGSGLQAIVSAAQTLLLGDAEIAIGAGAESMSRGPYLMPAARWGARMGNIQAIDYMLGILHDPFQTIHMGVTAENVAARNGITREMQDALALEDQKRAAHAIANGYFVDQIATVEIQDRKGTKLFNVDEHPRATSLEQLAAMKPAFKKDGSVTAGNASGLNDGAAALVMATGNAVQANNLRPMARLVSYAHAGVEPELMGLGPIPATRLALKRAGLTVADMDVIEANIAFAAQACAVSQELDLDPAKVNPNGSGIALGHPVGATGAIIATKAIHELHRTGGRYALVTMCIGGGQGIAAIFERA, from the coding sequence ATGAACACCCCGGAAATCTTCGTCGTCAGCGCCGCCCGTACCGCCATCGGTTCCTTCGGTGGCTCGCTCAAGGACGTGCCGCCAGTCGATCTGGCGACCACCGCGATCAAGTCCGCCCTGGAGCGCGCCGCCGTCGACCCGGCGCTGGTCGGTCATTTGGTGATGGGCAATGTGATCCCTACCGAAACTCGCGATGCCTACCTCTCCCGCGTTGCCGCGATGAACGCCGGCATCCCGAAGGAAACCCCGGCCTATAACGTCAACCGCCTGTGCGGTTCCGGCCTGCAAGCGATCGTCAGCGCCGCGCAAACCCTGCTGCTGGGCGACGCCGAAATCGCCATCGGCGCCGGTGCCGAGTCCATGAGCCGTGGCCCGTACCTGATGCCGGCCGCCCGCTGGGGTGCGCGCATGGGCAACATCCAGGCCATCGACTACATGCTGGGCATCCTGCATGACCCGTTCCAGACCATCCACATGGGCGTCACCGCCGAGAACGTCGCCGCGCGCAACGGCATCACCCGCGAAATGCAGGACGCCCTGGCCCTGGAAGACCAGAAACGCGCCGCCCACGCGATTGCCAACGGCTACTTCGTTGATCAGATCGCCACCGTTGAAATCCAGGATCGCAAAGGCACCAAGCTGTTCAACGTCGATGAACATCCGCGCGCTACTTCCCTTGAGCAACTGGCGGCCATGAAGCCGGCGTTCAAGAAAGACGGTTCGGTCACCGCCGGCAACGCCTCGGGCCTGAACGACGGCGCGGCCGCGCTGGTCATGGCCACCGGCAACGCCGTGCAGGCCAACAACCTGCGCCCGATGGCGCGCCTGGTCAGCTACGCCCATGCTGGCGTCGAGCCGGAACTGATGGGCCTGGGCCCGATCCCGGCCACCCGCCTGGCCCTCAAGCGCGCAGGCCTGACCGTTGCAGACATGGACGTGATCGAAGCCAACATCGCCTTCGCCGCCCAAGCCTGTGCCGTCAGCCAGGAACTGGATCTGGACCCGGCCAAGGTCAACCCGAACGGCTCCGGCATCGCCCTGGGTCACCCGGTGGGTGCGACCGGCGCGATCATCGCCACCAAGGCCATCCACGAACTGCACCGTACCGGCGGGCGCTATGCGCTGGTGACCATGTGCATTGGTGGTGGTCAGGGGATTGCGGCGATTTTCGAACGCGCTTGA
- a CDS encoding aromatic ring-hydroxylating oxygenase subunit alpha codes for MQNIHTLKAHSSIDGWDHQDPEEAFTLPSRYFYDETLFKAERDNIFMHAWHVAGHVSEFAEPGQYVVTDLFDQSVVVAKNRQGQIHAFHNVCQHRGNRLLEERRGTTGGVVRCAYHSWCYEMDGSLRSAPRCEKMKNFELQQFNIPQIRTEEMGGFIYFNLDPKAPSLRDLFPGADEEMRRVFPDLANMRLIEEQDVIVPANWKVIMDNSIEGYHFKLSGPCHIDLARLIDFKGYQLTKRDNWWTYIAPANLTVTEAYGVPLRKDLNPDECFFNIGMWPNNTFYTFPFSEFLGSFIMIPLDAERSLLRFGYYSSNAETAKVSEQCMKWMNEDLGPEDIALNISVQKGLRSLGYDQGRYMIDAQRSNESEHLVHHFHRLVFNGIHGNSAI; via the coding sequence ATGCAAAATATCCACACCCTCAAGGCTCACAGCTCGATCGACGGCTGGGATCATCAGGACCCGGAAGAAGCCTTCACCCTGCCTTCGCGTTACTTCTACGACGAGACCCTGTTCAAGGCCGAGCGCGACAATATTTTCATGCACGCCTGGCATGTGGCCGGGCACGTCAGCGAGTTCGCCGAGCCGGGGCAGTATGTGGTGACGGATCTGTTCGACCAGAGCGTGGTGGTGGCGAAGAATCGGCAGGGGCAGATTCATGCGTTCCATAACGTTTGCCAGCACCGCGGCAATCGCCTGCTCGAAGAGCGTCGCGGCACCACCGGGGGCGTGGTGCGCTGCGCCTATCACTCCTGGTGCTACGAAATGGACGGCAGCCTGCGCAGCGCGCCCCGCTGCGAGAAGATGAAGAACTTCGAGTTGCAGCAGTTCAACATTCCGCAGATCCGCACCGAGGAAATGGGCGGCTTCATCTACTTCAACCTCGACCCGAAAGCCCCGTCGCTGCGGGATTTGTTCCCCGGTGCCGACGAGGAAATGCGCCGGGTGTTCCCGGACCTGGCCAACATGCGCCTGATCGAGGAGCAGGACGTGATCGTGCCGGCCAACTGGAAGGTAATCATGGACAACTCCATCGAGGGTTATCACTTCAAGCTGTCGGGGCCGTGCCATATCGACCTGGCCCGACTCATCGACTTCAAGGGCTATCAGTTGACCAAACGCGACAACTGGTGGACCTACATCGCCCCGGCCAATCTCACGGTGACCGAAGCCTACGGCGTGCCGCTGCGCAAGGACCTGAACCCGGACGAATGCTTCTTCAACATCGGCATGTGGCCGAACAACACCTTCTACACCTTCCCGTTCTCGGAATTTCTGGGCTCGTTCATCATGATTCCGCTGGACGCCGAACGCTCGCTGCTGCGCTTTGGTTACTACTCCAGCAACGCCGAGACCGCGAAGGTCAGCGAGCAATGCATGAAGTGGATGAACGAGGATTTGGGGCCGGAAGACATCGCCCTGAACATCTCGGTGCAGAAAGGTTTGCGCTCACTGGGTTATGACCAGGGCCGCTACATGATCGATGCCCAGCGCAGCAATGAAAGCGAGCATCTGGTGCATCACTTCCATCGGTTGGTGTTTAACGGGATTCATGGGAATTCCGCGATCTGA